One Emys orbicularis isolate rEmyOrb1 chromosome 20, rEmyOrb1.hap1, whole genome shotgun sequence genomic window, ACCTGCCTGTAAAAGCCGAGCCATGGCAGTGCATGGCCGGGAGCCAGGGAGAAGCCCAGCCCAGGGATAGAGCCatgggccggggtggggggttgagtgcACAGGTGCTCAAGGCCCCTGCGATGGCGGGGGAACGAGATGGTGAGATTTACTCAGAGAAGCCCAGCAAGCGCCTGGCGCTGCAGAtgaaggtgaaacccccccccAGCGGCCCGAGCGGGAAATTCCTTCCTCTGGCGATCAGCTCGACCCTGAGCGTGGGGGCCGGGAACCGGCCGGACGCGCCTGAGAGAGAGAACGCTCcgtgccaccccagagccctggggcagccccacaaTGTCCCATCGCCAGCCCTGGGCATccctgctgcttcagaggaaggaggaaaaaaaccccTCCCAGAACACGTTGGTGGAgggatcccttcctgacccctgccaggAGCCAGCTgagaccctgaagcatgagcattAGGAACGTAAGACATCAGCCAGAAGTGAGCCTCAGAtcagctgagccctgcccccagccatcaCAAACACCCTCGCCGTACAGTCCTGCTCCTCAATTtatccagctctctcttaaaccTAATCATGTTGTTTGCCCCCCACCTCTCCTATGGGGAGGCTGCTCCCAGACCTCAGACGTACCGGAGAGACAgtatcagggggtggggggaagccaggAAAGGAAACAGGGAATTGATGGACAAGCTGTAGGAGGGGGAAACGGCTCCCGAACGCAGCCCGGCTGCGAAGGACTTAAAGGAAATGAACCGAGAGAGCGGCTGATTGAACACTGCTGAAGGAACGTGGTTCCCAGGCGCCCAATGGACAAGCAGGGTTCTCAGGGAAGAAACCCCGTGTGGGGATAAACCTGGGGTGTGTCTACGCTGGAAATGTTACAGCAGGAAGCGGCGTGGTTGTCCCTTCCTACGACGCCGGCTGCGTTGTGCCGTCACCGTTAGCAATCCAGCTCTCCGAGAGGCACGAGCCAGGGCGACTGAAAAGCCCCGTGTCTCCACCGGGCCTTGGGTGGGCTTAGCCGGGCGCCCCCGGAGGGGCGTGTCTCACAGCCCCGGGTGATGGAGTTAAGCCAGCCTGGCTTTGCAGCGCCAAGCCGGGCTGGGGGCAGGCCGATGGCTCTCCGCTGCGCCCGGCTGAGCGGTTCCTGGGGTCTCGCTGACAAGGATGCGCTGGGAGATGTGAGCGTGGAGTAGGGATGAGAGGGGCGGAGAAGGTGGGAGAGGCGCCTGTGTGGGTTACACGTAACCGGCACTTTGCTCATAGTCGTTGTTTAGGCTCCGGCCACAATTCTGGATTTTCTGCGGCTCCCAGGTTCCCGATCGTCTTGGTTCGTCTCTGCCTCGCGGAGCAGAGATCTGGCTGCTGCCGCGTCTGTCTCCACACGCCCCCGTCTCTCTGTGGGACTCAGGCAGCCCCAGCCCGCGGCAGGTCATTTGGGGCCACTATTTCCCCTCTCGCTCTTCCTCACCTGCCCAGGTGCTCCCCAGATCCTGGCTACTGAGATTCCCCCCGCGATGCCATTTCTCCGGATCCTCAGCACCGTCCTGGTTCTGCTtagcctcctgctgctgctgctcgcccTGGGCTCCAACTACTGGGTGGCGGACAACAACGGCGTCAATATGGGGCTGTGGAAGACCTGCGTCCGTTCACTGTGTGCACAATATTCTTCAGTACCAGGTAAGGGCAGGCGGCTCTGCCAGGGAACCCACCGCTGCCACCAACCGCTCCactgggcagagccaggactcctgggttctttctccagttctgggaggggagtggggtctagtggttagatcagggggagctgggagccaggactcctgggttctattttagTTTGCTGCAGGGTTATTCTCCATTTAGCCCCCTGGTCTCTCTTGCCTTTTCAGATTACTTTGACGCCACCAGGGCTTTCCTGTTCCTGGCCATGATCGCCGGGTTTCTCTCCTTCTTCGCTCTCCTCACTTCGTTCTTCCGCTCTCACCTCGGCCCCGTGTCTCTGACCCTGGTCTCTGCCGTGGGCAGCTTCAGCGCAGGTACCGCCCCCTCGGGGCCTCCTCCCCCCGGCTAATCCCAGCCCCCCAAACCGTGCAcccccccaggcagccctggggagccccccaTCCAGGGATCCTGCCctaggctctggcagctccccctggtggtgggacggggcaggggctgggactgaGCGTGGGCCGCACTGAGGGGTGTCCGTGCTGTTCCCTTTTCCTAGGGCTTTGTGCCATGATCGCGCTGGCCGTGTTCACAGGGGAAGTAGCTAAGGCCGTGAATGTCCCGCCAGGCCAAGTCCCCTTCGGCTGGTCCTTCGGCCTCGGCTGGGcctctttccccctcttcctcATCACTGGTGAGTGCAACATCGGGGAGGGAGTACCCAGGGATCCCTTGCTTGGTGctcagatgcagccacctctggggtggagtccAGGGCGTGTTTATATGGGGACTCCTCGCCTGGTGCTCAGATGCGGCTGTCTctggcataggtgccgacttcccctttGCCCGGTTGGTGCTTTgactcccctgccccgcccctgccccgcctcttctcgccccgcccccattcaacccccttcccccaagttcccaccccagccccgcctcttctccgcctcctcccctgagtggcaccgcgtccccgctcctctccctcccccccggaaaGTCCaaagcgccaccaaacagctgttaggcggccaGGGGACGGgggcgggaagtgctgggagggagggggaggcgcggGGATTTGGCGCgttcgggggaggaggggatggggggagcttggctgccggtgggtgcggagcacccggtaatttttccccgtggatgctccagccctggagcaccccggagtcagcacctatgggcgGTACCAGCGGGTGCTGCTCCCATTGGTGCCCTGAGCCCATGTCTCTCTCCTCGCCCCAGGTGCAGTGATGATGTTCACCCAGAAACCCCCCTCGAGCTGAGCCTGGGGCCGCGCTGCCCGGGGTGGGCCAGATGCAGCCTGCCGCGTCACGGGGCCGATTCCCTCAACAGCCCCGACAGGGggcagagaaagggggggggtgtAGCGCTGGCCTCGCTCTACCCTGGGAGCCCCCCAACctccagctccgccccccccacaTTCCAGCCCCGTCCTTTGGCGTCCAACCAACATTCTGACATTAAACGGGTCCGTCCCCAAAGCAGCACGTCTGGGGATTTACTCCAGCCTTTCTTGGGTTTGAAAGGGAGcctggacgcctgggttctggcccaggctctgggagtggaggggaggggaggatggtctagtggttagaggggggggggggctggaagccaggactcctgggttctctccccctgGGAGGAGAGTATGGTCAATTGGTTggaagggtggggctgggagacaggactcctgggttctctcctgtctctgggagggggtgtctagtgattagagtggggggtggggctgggagccaggactcctgggttctctcccagctctgggaggggaggaggtgatGCTGGTTAGAAGAGGGATAAAGTTTCCTGCCCTGGCTAGGGGCAGGGTGAGGCTGAGCGAGGGGCGGCTCTTGGCCGGAGCAGAGCCCAGGGAGCGGCCTGGCCGGGAGCGAATTGGAAGGAACATCCCCTGCCCTGCGGCTCGGTGGCTGGCGCTGGGCGAAGGGAACCTAACTGCACCGTTGCTGGGCCCAGAGTGAGACTCCCATGAGCCTCTGGGGCACCCTGGAGGGCCCACATCAGGACTCCCATGAGCCTCTGGGGCATCTCAGAGTACTATTGGCCCTACAGTCCATCTCCCATAATTCTCTGGGGTCTCCCTGACCCACACCGGCCTCCCCTGGTGTGTCTGGGGTGCCCCGAGCCAGAGAGGCGCAGTCCAGACTCCTGGGAGCCTCCGTACCCCCCGCATCTACCCCCCCCCGTGCGCCCTCCATCCCCACTTACACACTCCATCCCCGCCCACAAATCCATCCCCTTGCACCCACCATCCCTCCCCacatctatctacccccatacactcTCCAGCCCCACATAcgcccctccctccagccttgGGTCCAGGCAGGGGATGTTGTGACCCGGGTTCAAACCGAAGGAGATCAGTCCCTGGGGGATAGGcctgtcaatggctattagccaagatgggcagggacgcAGCCCCATGCTCCGGGGGTCCTTAAACCTCCCACTGCCAGAACCTGGGCCAGATCGCTGGGATCGTGGGAGGGGTGGGAAGGCTACGAGACCCCGCCTCACTCCGTGGCCCCACCGCTGCCCCGTCTCTCCCACCCAAGGCCCTGTTAAGAGCTGCCCAAGGAGtccaggccactgtggggagcaccagaccctccacctgccctgggctccgGTTTCCAGCcaggccgggggcggggcctcagggagaagaAGAGGGGCGGGGTGTCGTGGCCTCCTCGGGGCACTGGGCTCATTGACCGTTGGGCTGACCCCGTGCAGCCGTTTCTACGAACCATCCCCACGAACCGTTCGTCCATCGGACGTTACCCGGGCGTCCGAATCGAGCCCTTTTCAAAGCCGCCCCCTTGTCGGTGTTTGCGGCTTTTTCTGCTGCTTCAGCCTGGAtggtttatttcccccccttcccgaAACACTTGGAAATTTTCCTGGACCTGAACTGCATTTTCCCAGCCAGCGCGAGTCACAGCGTCTCTGGCCTCACATTCCCGTCTGAAAGCAGCGATAGTAACAGATCTGCCCACTGGCTACTCAGTTCGGAAACTGCTGGGGCAGAGTCTGTCTCCGCTGTGTGTcagggcagcgcctggcacagctgGACCCTgatctctatctatccccacacgcctcctctatctatctatctatctccatacactcatctatctatctatctatctatccccactcccctcctctatctatccccatccaccccctctatctatctatctatctatctatctatctatctatctatctatctatctatctatctatctatctatctatccccgtacaccccatcta contains:
- the LOC135892226 gene encoding protein NKG7-like; translation: MPFLRILSTVLVLLSLLLLLLALGSNYWVADNNGVNMGLWKTCVRSLCAQYSSVPDYFDATRAFLFLAMIAGFLSFFALLTSFFRSHLGPVSLTLVSAVGSFSAGLCAMIALAVFTGEVAKAVNVPPGQVPFGWSFGLGWASFPLFLITALEHPGVSTYGRYQRVLLPLVP